The proteins below come from a single Chitinophaga pinensis DSM 2588 genomic window:
- a CDS encoding CoA transferase subunit A: protein MNKVVANADEALHDIRDGATLMLGGFGLCGIPENSIAALVRKGTQQLTCISNNAGVDEFGLGLLLKTRQIKKMLSSYVGENAEFERQLLSGELEVELIPQGTLATRIQMAGMGIPAFFTPAGYGTEIAAGKEVREFDGKHYLMELALHADFSIVKAWKGDTMGNLVFRKTTRNFSTSMAKAGNITIVEVEHLVQPGELDPDQIHVPGIYVHRIFQGSNYEKRIERKTVKMG, encoded by the coding sequence ATGAATAAAGTTGTAGCTAATGCCGACGAGGCATTGCATGACATCCGCGATGGCGCTACCCTGATGCTGGGCGGATTTGGTTTGTGCGGGATCCCCGAAAACAGTATCGCTGCGCTGGTACGAAAAGGTACGCAGCAATTAACATGTATTTCCAATAATGCCGGTGTGGATGAATTTGGTCTTGGCCTTTTACTCAAAACGAGGCAGATCAAAAAGATGTTATCATCCTATGTAGGTGAAAATGCTGAATTTGAAAGACAACTGCTTTCCGGAGAACTGGAGGTAGAACTGATCCCTCAGGGGACGCTGGCGACGCGTATTCAGATGGCAGGTATGGGTATTCCTGCATTCTTCACACCTGCCGGTTACGGTACGGAGATCGCTGCCGGAAAAGAGGTGCGTGAATTCGACGGTAAACACTATCTCATGGAGCTGGCCCTGCATGCTGATTTTTCCATTGTGAAAGCATGGAAAGGCGATACGATGGGTAACCTGGTATTCCGCAAAACGACGCGCAATTTCAGTACTTCTATGGCCAAAGCAGGCAATATTACTATTGTGGAAGTGGAGCACCTGGTACAACCCGGAGAACTGGATCCTGACCAGATACATGTACCGGGCATTTATGTGCACCGCATCTTCCAGGGAAGTAATTATGAAAAACGCATTGAGCGGAAGACCGTGAAAATGGGTTAA
- a CDS encoding DUF4296 domain-containing protein, translating to MYRILVVCLVLLLAACGDAEKTPKGILSREEMRDVLLDMNMADSYAGLEEDGVSIVVNDSIRKERLKVYYRQILDLHKLTPKEFNHSYAYYEAHPDRFKAIYDMMFAVISKQKEGLDADVRNKEYTTNINSLLPVNNNTIIWSGQDTSIPFVKKNKRSISPQRIPPASRLPEPKPVKLRS from the coding sequence ATGTATAGAATATTAGTGGTTTGCCTGGTATTGCTGTTGGCAGCATGCGGGGACGCGGAAAAAACACCGAAAGGCATCCTGTCAAGAGAAGAAATGCGTGATGTATTGCTTGACATGAACATGGCGGATTCTTATGCCGGTCTGGAGGAAGACGGCGTGAGTATCGTTGTGAACGATTCGATTCGTAAAGAACGGCTGAAAGTTTATTACCGTCAGATCCTCGATCTGCATAAACTCACCCCAAAGGAGTTTAACCACAGTTATGCCTATTACGAAGCACATCCTGACAGGTTTAAGGCGATATATGATATGATGTTTGCAGTGATCTCCAAACAGAAAGAAGGGCTCGATGCCGATGTGCGCAATAAAGAGTATACTACCAATATCAACTCCCTTTTGCCGGTTAATAATAATACCATAATTTGGAGTGGACAGGACACATCAATTCCATTTGTTAAGAAAAATAAGAGAAGTATCAGTCCGCAGCGTATCCCACCCGCCAGCAGGTTACCAGAACCGAAGCCGGTGAAGCTACGCAGCTGA
- a CDS encoding DUF4835 family protein — MATNAYLWCAKHKSHCFALLMSMMGIFLGLSSVQAQELRANVTVTTGGKVNNNTSRKVFTTLQNAIKEFLNGRRWSDEGFAPAERIECNFLLTITEDVGNNTFRANLTVQSTRPVYNAGYLSSTLNMQDVNVAFRYVEFQPLEFSDNRVVGNDPLASNLTAILAYYTYIILGLDADSFAPRGGDDYFKKALNIVSNAPDGKEISGWKPFEGNRNRYWLQDNLLNVKFSRFHDVMYQYHRQGMDMMYEDMNKGRNAVMNCLNMLYAVYQDIPNSMLMAVFFSAKADELQKIFAKAPPQEKTRAAQLLAQMDVTNAAKYQQMK; from the coding sequence ATGGCAACGAACGCTTACTTATGGTGTGCAAAGCATAAATCCCATTGCTTTGCCCTGCTGATGTCGATGATGGGCATTTTTCTGGGCTTGTCATCCGTACAGGCGCAGGAGCTGCGTGCAAATGTGACCGTCACTACCGGCGGTAAGGTGAATAACAATACCAGCAGAAAGGTTTTTACCACCCTCCAGAATGCGATAAAGGAATTCCTGAATGGCCGCAGATGGTCAGATGAAGGTTTTGCACCCGCAGAGCGTATTGAATGTAACTTCCTGCTGACCATTACTGAGGATGTGGGTAACAATACTTTCCGGGCTAACCTGACCGTACAATCTACCCGTCCTGTGTATAACGCCGGATACCTGAGCAGTACGCTGAACATGCAGGATGTGAATGTGGCTTTCCGTTATGTGGAGTTTCAGCCGCTGGAATTCAGTGATAACAGGGTAGTGGGTAATGATCCGCTGGCTTCGAATCTGACAGCGATCCTGGCTTATTATACTTATATCATTCTCGGACTGGACGCTGATTCTTTTGCGCCAAGAGGGGGAGACGACTATTTTAAGAAAGCGCTGAATATTGTGAGCAATGCGCCTGATGGTAAGGAGATTTCAGGATGGAAGCCTTTTGAAGGCAACCGTAACCGTTACTGGTTGCAGGACAATCTCCTGAATGTGAAATTCAGCCGTTTCCATGATGTGATGTACCAGTATCACCGTCAGGGAATGGATATGATGTATGAGGATATGAACAAGGGGCGTAATGCGGTGATGAACTGTCTGAACATGTTATATGCCGTGTACCAGGATATTCCCAATTCTATGCTGATGGCGGTGTTTTTCAGTGCAAAGGCAGACGAATTGCAGAAGATCTTTGCGAAAGCGCCACCACAGGAAAAAACACGTGCGGCACAATTGCTGGCACAAATGGACGTAACGAATGCTGCGAAATATCAGCAGATGAAATAG